Genomic segment of Gloeocapsa sp. PCC 7428:
CAAAATAGTTATGCAATCTAAGCGAGGTATTCTTTTATTTCATTAACCCAATATTCTTAAGTTAAGAAACAAAGTTAAGAATTTTAGATGAAATTATCTTGTATTAGCACTCCTATTCAGTTCAGTCTGATATTTTTAACATTTTCTTTTGATTGCAAGATAATTTAGTTGATTGTCAGTAATTTAACTGCTTACTATCGAATGTATTAATTTTTTCGCTAAATTGAATCAACGGCAAAAAATATCAGACCAGCAATATGCCACAATTCTTGTAACTCGTCTTTAGGTGTCAGGTGGTGGCTATCCCTACATTGCAGTTTTGATTTTGTAAATCGACATTTTCTTCCAGCGTGATGATGGTAGATTGATTAATTGGTAGTGGTAATTGTCACGCGTTCAAAGCGAACGACTCCTGGCACTTCTCTAGTGCGCTCCGTTCTTTGTATTAGATTCATCTCTCCACCAGGTGGAACGAAAGTAACTGAGATAGAATCTCCTGTTATTAGATTAAGTCGCTGTAGCTCGCTTACCGCTTCAGTAATATCAAGACTAAAGGTGGCTTTTTGAGGATGCGCAAATAGTGCTAATCTGCCTACATAGTAAGGACTGTTGCGGTCTGGAGGAACTCCTTGTGGGAGGTTAATGTAAACCTCATAGGGAATTGAATTTCTGGGGTTATATTCAACCTTCTCAACGTTGAGTGTGACAGAACCTGCTGTTATGGTTCTAGAACTACTAAATGGTCTTACTCCTTGTGACTGTGGGAATCGTAAATTTAGAGTCACTGGAGCTTCTCTGAGTTCTACCAACATTTGCTGATTGTTCATAGGTGTTGTCGCTAACAGTTGAGGAGTTGCAGTTATTTGCTGTGTAGAGCGGTTAGCATCGCTCATTCCATTTACCAGCACTTGGTTTCCCAAGGGGGCGTCGTCATATCTATAGTTTAGTTGCTGCACTGTATTAAGGATATCTCTACCACGCATTGTCACTTGTCTGGCATTTTCATCAAAGAAGGTAAAGCGATCGCTCATCCAATCACTATCATTGGTAGGATTTGCTCTTCCATTACCTAACAAAAGCCACCGTTCCCACAACCGGTCAATGTTTGAATGATGGAGCCAAAAAATTGGATCGCGAGCCGCCATTTCTACCTGACGCATCCAACCACTGCTACCACCAACAACAACATGAACTTGGTTATGTGGTCGTCCCTCCAAAAGTCCTCCCCCAGAACCTCGGTGCATTGCACTTGTAGCTCTTCGACCACCAAAGCTTTGCTGTCCAGAACTGGTATGAAAGAAGTTTGTACGTTGAAAAGCCCCCTCGTAACTGACTTCAGCTGATGCTAACGCTGTCGTACCTTGGTTAATCCCAGGGGCGCGCTGTTCTACATAGAGCGAATTGGTAGAGCCATCAGGTAGTAGTCGATTCCGAAATGCTTCAGGTAAAGTCCGCTGATCGGGAAAATCTGAATAATTCCAGTATGGAAGCGCTAAAGTCGAATCGCCAGACGCCTGACGTAGAATTCGCTCGAAGTAGTATAAATACATTCGGTGCCAAGGAAAAAAGAAAAAGCTTCCGTGATTGCAAGTACCCCATGCTGTCAATCTGCGCGACTCGTTGCTGGGAATACCATGCATATTAGCTTGGTAAATCCAGCTTGTCGGGTTAGAACTAGACCGCGACTGCATCACCTGAATTCCTCTTCTTAAAGCTGCAATTTTTGTAGGCGACTGCATGAATGTAGCTATATTTTCACGAACATAAACAGAGCTTGTTTGTGCCGTGGCTTTACTTGCAAAAAGTTCGCTAATTAGTGGCACACTTCCTACACCAGCAGCCCCAGCAGATAAGAAGCTGAGTAGCCTTAAAACTTCGCGTCGCGAAAGACTAGAAGACATAATTCCCCCAAAAAATTGTAATTTATTGGTAAATACCGCTGCATTTAAGCGGTATGTATTAGTGCTGTGTTAATTTCGCAGCAATACTGTTTAGCAAGATGCTTATATTTGTCGAATTAATAGCTGTTAAAAACAAAATTAAGCAAAAGCATTCGTACCTCTGTATTGCCAGTTAACAATTGCATCATGAGGTCATGTATTACTATTTTTATTTTAATAATCGACAAGTAAGTGCAACAAATGAGTACGTTTGATAGCTATTTTTTTACCTATAGCTATCAGATAAGGTAACGATAAACCAGAAGTTTAACTATTGAAACTTTTATTTGCTGGTATTAAAAAAGCTACTTATTAACGTTACTTCTAGCTAAAGAAAGCTAATCCTTTTAATTTATCAATCCTTGCTACTGCTACTTTAGCAGCACCAATCAGCCGAATAAAAATTACAGGAATATTACTCATAGCGGCTCTAGTGCAAAATACACTCACCGTCTTCAAGATTTGCCAACAGGAAAAGCCTGTAAACATTTCACTCCTCCCTGGTAGGAAGAAACTTAGTTATGTAGATGTACAAAGATAACAATATATCAACTCGTATTACGAACTAAATAATGTTTTTTTTAGTTCCTTTATTTATGTGAGATGCCCCCTATGGGAATTATTGAAACATTTGAATTTATAGTTTCAACTTGCTTAAATCTAAGATAAAGAAAATGGAAAAAATAAAATAGATCTTTCATCCATTTTTACTATAACTTTATTTCACTAGCCTATTTGCTAGAAATTGTTAAAGTTTTAATGAAGAAACACACAAGTTTGCATAAGTTTAGTTTGAAGTGATGAACACAGTATTTAGCTCTTTAAAAACTTAATGAAGTATTATTAATTAAGTATTTTGTAGAGCGTTTTTACTATTTTTTATAGTCTGCTTTCGCCACTGTGATGTTGACATTAATGAGCTTGCGTTTTGTTCTTGCTGACGTCGTTGCAAAATAACAGTAGCTGAATCGCTTAATTGTGGATCGCGGTAAGGAATCGCCGCACGCGTGAGGAGATACTCTTGTTCTTCTGGCGATAATGTAGGGAGATCAATGGCTTCCCAAGCCGCTACTGTTCCTGGCGATCGCCTTCCGACGGGTGGTGTCGAACCAATTTTTAACCCAGTTTGGATCAACGCGGTACGAACCGCCGCCGCACACGAATACGTCGCTAAGCGTCCATGAGGAGTTAAGCATAAAGCAACCTGCTGGAGAAATTCTACTGTCCAAAGTTGCGGGCAATGTGGTGGTGAGAAGGGATCGAGAAAAATAGCATCAGCTTGAAAGTTGAGTTGATGTAATGTTTGAATTGTCTTTCGGGCATCACCAATGAGTAGCGCTGCTTTACAATTGCTTGTTTGTACTTGATGTTTGTTTGCTAATTGAGTCAGAACTCGCGGTACGGGTTCATCCCAAGATTGCAGCAGTTGATGCGCGATCGCTGATTTTGGGACATCTGGATTCGACTCTAAACCGACAACCTCAACGTAGCAACGAGGATTCACTTGCCAAATTGTTGCTAAAGCCGCTGCTGTGTTATAGCCCAAACCGTAGCAAATATCTAATATCCGTAATTGAGGTTGCTGGGCTTTGTATTGCAGTTGCGTTGGTTCGACAAACTTTCTTTCAGCTTCCTGACGCGCTCCGTATTGACTGTGAAACGCTTCATTAAATTCTGCGGAAAAAAACGTAAATGAGCCATCGGCGGTAGGCTGGGGAACAAAATCAACGCTTGGCATAATAACTATTACACATAGAATATCTTTAAGATTGGAAATCGGTAACTGGTAATTGGTTATAAATAGCGATTACTAAGTGCTTCCCATTACCTCAATTTAAAAATTGTGACTTATGACCGACTTGCAATCAGTAGTTTCTACAAAATGGCTGTTTGAACACTTGGAAGATCCACAAGTGGCGATCGCCGATTGTCGTTTTTCACTTGCCGAGCCACAACTTGGTTATCAACAATATCAAAAAAGTCATATTCCAGGAGCTTTTTATTTAGATTTAAACCAAGATCTTTCAAGCCCTGTAGCGCCACACGGCGGACGTCATCCGTTACCTGATCTGTATAAATTCGCGCACAAGTTATCACAACTGGGTATCACTTCACAAACACTTGTCGTCGCTTACGATGATTCGCGCTTTGCTTTTGCAGCACGGTTATGGTGGCTATTACGTTACTTAGGACACACTCAAGTCGCTGTTTTGGACGGTGGTTTCACTGGCTGGCTAAATAGTGGCTATCCTGTGACTGATATCCTTCCTGAATCCAAACTCG
This window contains:
- a CDS encoding tRNA (5-methylaminomethyl-2-thiouridine)(34)-methyltransferase MnmD, which codes for MPSVDFVPQPTADGSFTFFSAEFNEAFHSQYGARQEAERKFVEPTQLQYKAQQPQLRILDICYGLGYNTAAALATIWQVNPRCYVEVVGLESNPDVPKSAIAHQLLQSWDEPVPRVLTQLANKHQVQTSNCKAALLIGDARKTIQTLHQLNFQADAIFLDPFSPPHCPQLWTVEFLQQVALCLTPHGRLATYSCAAAVRTALIQTGLKIGSTPPVGRRSPGTVAAWEAIDLPTLSPEEQEYLLTRAAIPYRDPQLSDSATVILQRRQQEQNASSLMSTSQWRKQTIKNSKNALQNT
- a CDS encoding tyrosinase family protein; this encodes MSSSLSRREVLRLLSFLSAGAAGVGSVPLISELFASKATAQTSSVYVRENIATFMQSPTKIAALRRGIQVMQSRSSSNPTSWIYQANMHGIPSNESRRLTAWGTCNHGSFFFFPWHRMYLYYFERILRQASGDSTLALPYWNYSDFPDQRTLPEAFRNRLLPDGSTNSLYVEQRAPGINQGTTALASAEVSYEGAFQRTNFFHTSSGQQSFGGRRATSAMHRGSGGGLLEGRPHNQVHVVVGGSSGWMRQVEMAARDPIFWLHHSNIDRLWERWLLLGNGRANPTNDSDWMSDRFTFFDENARQVTMRGRDILNTVQQLNYRYDDAPLGNQVLVNGMSDANRSTQQITATPQLLATTPMNNQQMLVELREAPVTLNLRFPQSQGVRPFSSSRTITAGSVTLNVEKVEYNPRNSIPYEVYINLPQGVPPDRNSPYYVGRLALFAHPQKATFSLDITEAVSELQRLNLITGDSISVTFVPPGGEMNLIQRTERTREVPGVVRFERVTITTTN